From the genome of Hymenobacter cellulosilyticus, one region includes:
- a CDS encoding exopolysaccharide biosynthesis polyprenyl glycosylphosphotransferase, whose protein sequence is MRTFLLHACLVLAVVLTLELDWLSLRFIFGVYSFSVAGVVGARFLTTFCYRAYHRHIARPHSRFIIVGAGESGQELYRFLASHDPIGNQFQGFFADEPVAEGLRPYVRGPLSELKSYCLRTTIDEIYFTLPLDRHELIEELSQFADDHFLSFRIVPDFRGTVRREVNVYFYDHMPILTIRHQPLGMRTNQVLKRMFDIVFSLAIIGLIFPFILPVLALLIKLDSPGPVFFKQMRPGKRNHLFPCYKLRTMTADHRQTELQATFADPRVTRVGRYLRKYNLDELPQFFNVLLGHMSVVGPRPNMVSQLEEYSKHIRTYQMRHAVTPGITGYAQVNGYRGETRAPRPCASGWSTT, encoded by the coding sequence ATGCGTACCTTCCTGCTCCACGCCTGCCTGGTGCTGGCCGTGGTGCTGACGCTGGAGCTAGATTGGCTGTCACTGCGCTTCATTTTTGGCGTGTACAGCTTCTCGGTGGCTGGGGTGGTAGGAGCGCGGTTTCTGACCACGTTCTGCTACCGCGCCTATCATCGGCACATTGCCCGGCCTCATTCGCGCTTTATCATCGTAGGAGCCGGGGAAAGCGGGCAGGAGCTCTACCGCTTTCTGGCTTCCCACGACCCCATTGGCAACCAGTTCCAGGGCTTTTTTGCCGATGAGCCCGTGGCGGAGGGGCTGCGTCCCTACGTGCGGGGGCCGTTGTCGGAGCTGAAAAGCTACTGCCTGCGCACCACCATCGACGAAATCTACTTTACCCTGCCGCTCGACCGGCACGAGCTCATCGAAGAGCTTTCTCAGTTTGCCGACGACCATTTTCTCTCGTTCCGCATCGTGCCCGATTTCCGCGGCACCGTGCGCCGGGAAGTGAATGTGTACTTCTACGACCATATGCCTATTCTTACCATCCGGCACCAGCCTTTGGGCATGCGGACCAATCAAGTACTGAAGCGCATGTTTGATATTGTCTTTTCCCTGGCCATTATCGGACTGATATTTCCCTTTATTCTACCCGTGCTGGCTTTGCTGATCAAGCTCGACTCGCCCGGGCCCGTGTTCTTCAAGCAGATGCGGCCGGGCAAGCGCAACCACCTGTTTCCCTGCTACAAGCTGCGCACCATGACGGCCGACCATCGTCAGACTGAGCTGCAGGCTACTTTTGCCGACCCGCGAGTAACCCGCGTGGGGCGCTACCTGCGCAAGTACAATCTGGATGAGCTGCCCCAGTTTTTCAACGTACTGCTCGGGCATATGTCGGTGGTGGGACCGCGGCCCAACATGGTGTCGCAGCTGGAAGAGTATTCCAAGCACATCCGCACTTACCAAATGCGCCACGCCGTGACCCCCGGCATCACCGGGTATGCCCAGGTAAACGGCTACCGCGGCGAAACCCGCGCCCCCAGGCCATGCGCAAGCGGGTGGAGTACGACCTGA
- a CDS encoding sugar transferase, which produces MRKRVEYDLKYMETWTFGLDMKIIGKTVWNMIRGEKNAY; this is translated from the coding sequence ATGCGCAAGCGGGTGGAGTACGACCTGAAGTACATGGAAACCTGGACGTTTGGCCTCGACATGAAAATCATCGGCAAAACGGTCTGGAACATGATTCGCGGCGAGAAAAACGCCTACTAA
- a CDS encoding WecB/TagA/CpsF family glycosyltransferase gives MLPKRLVLDSWISTGTPAEFVTAILALGAARSSAYVCCANVHMVVEAHQHPDFRRILDEADIVTPDGSPVAAAVGWFHQQAQPRIAGMDLLPVLLAEAARRGQSVYFYGTTEEVLAAMVARARRELPDLKIAGTHSPPFRPLTPEEDAAEVATINAADPDLLFVALGCPRQERWMAAHRGRIRSCMLGVGQAFPVYAGLERRLPAWARRLWLEWAYRLYLEPKRLWKRYLQTNTTFLYLLGRRLLTYAADRPPVSVAGK, from the coding sequence ATGCTACCCAAACGCCTAGTGCTGGATTCGTGGATTTCTACCGGAACCCCGGCTGAGTTCGTAACGGCTATTCTGGCGTTAGGAGCGGCCCGCTCGTCGGCTTACGTGTGCTGTGCCAACGTGCACATGGTGGTGGAAGCCCATCAGCACCCCGATTTTCGCCGCATTCTGGATGAGGCCGATATTGTGACGCCTGATGGCAGCCCAGTGGCGGCCGCCGTGGGCTGGTTTCATCAGCAGGCCCAACCTCGCATTGCCGGGATGGATTTGCTCCCGGTTTTGCTGGCCGAGGCCGCCCGGCGCGGGCAGTCGGTGTACTTCTACGGCACTACCGAAGAAGTGCTGGCCGCCATGGTGGCCCGGGCCCGGCGTGAGCTGCCCGACCTGAAGATTGCGGGCACCCATTCCCCACCGTTTCGGCCGCTTACGCCCGAGGAGGATGCTGCCGAGGTAGCCACCATCAACGCGGCCGACCCCGATTTGCTGTTTGTGGCCCTGGGCTGTCCGCGGCAGGAACGCTGGATGGCGGCCCACCGCGGCCGTATTCGCAGCTGCATGCTGGGAGTGGGCCAGGCCTTTCCGGTGTATGCCGGCCTGGAGCGGCGCCTGCCCGCCTGGGCCCGCCGTCTGTGGCTGGAATGGGCTTACCGCCTGTATCTGGAGCCCAAGCGCCTCTGGAAGCGCTACCTGCAAACCAATACGACCTTTCTCTACCTGCTGGGCCGCCGCCTGCTAACGTATGCGGCCGACCGACCACCCGTATCCGTCGCGGGCAAGTAA
- the rfbF gene encoding glucose-1-phosphate cytidylyltransferase — protein MKAVILAGGYGTRISEESGVRPKPMVEIGGKPILWHIMKIYSHHGIRDFVVCCGYKGHMIKQYFSDYFLHNSDVTFRMDRNEMQIHRSNAEPWTVTLVDTGQETMTGGRLRRVREHLDNETFCLTYGDGVGNVDIQAAIRHHRQEGALATLTAVRQPGRFGVFSLGDESSRISNFMEKPEGGETPWINGGFFVLEPAVFDYIDNDDTVWEKGPLERLAANGALAAYRHTGFWQPMDTLRDRNMLEEMWSTGKAQWKIWGNTADVPAPDPVLTDIMTSAVAAPAGQRVAAPTLLPNV, from the coding sequence ATGAAAGCAGTAATTCTTGCGGGCGGCTATGGCACCCGAATCAGCGAAGAAAGTGGCGTCCGGCCCAAACCCATGGTGGAAATCGGCGGCAAGCCTATCCTGTGGCACATTATGAAAATCTATTCCCACCACGGTATCCGGGATTTCGTTGTGTGCTGCGGCTACAAAGGCCATATGATAAAACAGTATTTCTCGGATTATTTCCTACATAATTCCGATGTGACTTTTCGGATGGACCGCAATGAGATGCAGATTCACCGCAGCAATGCCGAGCCCTGGACGGTAACGCTGGTGGATACTGGGCAGGAAACCATGACCGGCGGCCGTTTGCGCCGGGTGCGGGAGCATCTCGACAACGAAACCTTCTGCCTGACTTACGGCGACGGGGTCGGGAACGTGGATATTCAGGCCGCCATTCGTCACCACCGGCAGGAAGGCGCCCTGGCCACGCTCACGGCCGTGCGGCAGCCGGGCCGCTTCGGGGTTTTCTCCCTTGGCGACGAGTCTAGCCGCATTTCCAACTTCATGGAGAAGCCCGAAGGCGGCGAAACGCCCTGGATTAACGGAGGCTTTTTCGTGCTCGAGCCCGCCGTGTTCGACTACATCGACAATGACGACACGGTGTGGGAAAAAGGCCCTCTGGAGCGCCTGGCCGCTAATGGAGCCCTGGCCGCCTACCGCCACACCGGCTTCTGGCAGCCCATGGACACGCTGCGCGACCGGAACATGCTGGAGGAAATGTGGAGCACTGGCAAGGCCCAGTGGAAAATCTGGGGGAACACCGCGGACGTGCCCGCCCCGGACCCCGTGCTGACCGACATTATGACGTCGGCAGTGGCTGCCCCGGCCGGGCAGCGCGTAGCGGCTCCCACGCTGCTGCCCAACGTATAA
- a CDS encoding NAD(P)H-dependent oxidoreductase translates to MILVDKALAERQRLGQPIRVGMVGAGFMAKGVARQICRYVAGMELVAIANRTLDKARACYEEAGTLAPREVASVAQLEACIAQGLPAITDDALLLSRAEGIDAIIEVTGAVEHGARVVLEAIRHGKHIVLLNAELDGTVGPILKVYADRAGVIYTVADGDQPGVTLNLARFVQGIGVKPVLCGNIKGLHDPYRNPTTQEGFARQWGQNPSMVTSFADGSKISFEQAVIANALGMQVARRGMLGPTVAPGTPISKAAEWYPQEELLSGGPGIVDYVVGAEPGPGVFVLGTIDDPVQQHYLKLYKLGPGPLYCFYTPYHLCHFETPTTVARAVLFKDAALAPAGPMRVEVITAAKIPLFAGQTLDGIGHYHTYGLAENAPVADQERLLPIGVAEGCILRHDIAKDQALTYDDVILPEGRLIDQLRQEQAAYFGRSNSDRTTAVPTAEVAANLG, encoded by the coding sequence ATGATACTAGTAGATAAAGCGCTGGCTGAGCGGCAGCGCCTGGGCCAGCCCATCCGCGTGGGTATGGTCGGAGCCGGCTTCATGGCCAAGGGCGTGGCCCGGCAGATTTGCCGCTACGTGGCCGGTATGGAACTCGTCGCCATTGCTAACCGCACCCTCGACAAAGCCCGGGCGTGCTACGAGGAAGCCGGTACGCTGGCCCCGCGGGAAGTGGCTTCCGTGGCTCAGCTCGAAGCCTGCATTGCCCAGGGCCTGCCCGCCATTACCGACGACGCCCTGCTGCTAAGCCGGGCCGAGGGCATCGACGCCATCATTGAGGTAACCGGGGCCGTGGAGCACGGGGCGCGGGTGGTGCTCGAAGCCATCCGGCACGGCAAGCACATTGTGCTGCTCAATGCGGAGCTGGACGGCACCGTGGGCCCGATTCTGAAGGTGTACGCCGACCGGGCCGGGGTTATCTACACCGTGGCCGACGGCGACCAGCCGGGCGTGACGCTTAACCTGGCCCGCTTCGTGCAGGGCATCGGGGTGAAGCCCGTGCTGTGCGGCAACATCAAAGGCTTGCACGACCCCTACCGCAACCCGACCACTCAGGAGGGCTTTGCCCGGCAGTGGGGGCAGAACCCAAGCATGGTGACCAGCTTCGCCGATGGCAGCAAAATCAGCTTCGAGCAGGCCGTCATTGCCAACGCCCTGGGCATGCAGGTGGCCCGGCGCGGCATGCTGGGCCCCACCGTGGCGCCCGGCACGCCCATCAGCAAGGCCGCCGAATGGTATCCGCAGGAAGAGCTGCTCAGCGGCGGCCCCGGCATTGTGGATTACGTGGTGGGTGCCGAGCCCGGCCCGGGCGTTTTCGTGCTGGGCACCATCGACGACCCGGTGCAGCAGCACTACCTCAAGCTCTATAAGCTCGGCCCCGGGCCGCTGTACTGCTTCTACACGCCCTACCACCTGTGCCACTTCGAAACCCCGACCACCGTGGCCCGCGCCGTGCTGTTCAAGGACGCGGCCCTGGCCCCGGCCGGCCCCATGCGCGTGGAGGTTATAACAGCGGCCAAGATTCCGCTTTTTGCCGGGCAGACTCTGGACGGCATCGGGCACTACCACACCTACGGCCTGGCCGAAAACGCGCCGGTAGCCGACCAAGAGCGGCTGTTGCCTATCGGGGTGGCGGAAGGCTGCATCCTGCGCCACGACATAGCCAAAGACCAGGCACTAACCTACGACGACGTGATTCTGCCCGAAGGCCGCTTGATAGACCAGCTGCGCCAGGAGCAGGCCGCGTATTTCGGCCGCTCCAACTCCGACAGGACAACTGCCGTGCCCACGGCCGAAGTAGCAGCTAACCTCGGTTAG